In the genome of Vanessa cardui chromosome 18, ilVanCard2.1, whole genome shotgun sequence, the window ATAACCACGAAAAATGTTGTAAagatataatgtttaattaggGATTATCTCTgcaaattttcttattaaatatgataatacaaatttctattaattttaaatttaataggaATAATTATGCGTGCAAGGAAGATATCAAAGATGAGACTATTAGTTTACAAGCTATTGGAGAAGGCAAAGTACAATTGTCTCGAACACCACAGGAGAAGGATCGCTTACCCGACAGAATTAGTCTTGATAGGTATTTATTGATGCTGTTCGTGTTTATTACAAATGATAaatcattacaattttattttataagcattACATAACTAATTATAGAAGCATTTAAATGCATATGATTTCTTGTATTATGTAAAAGAATAACTTTCAGACGGGGACTTTCGTCAATACCGCATATAGTAGGAGAACCTGGATTACGTCTTTTGTCATTgcaacataatttaataaatactttatctGGTCTCTCTCCTCTTGATTTGAGTAAACTTGTATTTCTCGATGTATATGACAATCAAATAGACAAAATATCGTCGCTCGAGAGACTATTCAGCTTGAGGGTACTGTTGATGGGTAAAAACaggtaaattatttcttttaaaaattacagattGATTGATTGTATTCTCAATTATTGTgagtaacataaataataacaatttcagAATCAAGAGGATTGAGGGGTTATCAAATCTGTTAAAACTAGAGGTATTAGACTTGCATGGTAACAGGATAACAAAAGTCGGAAGCTTGTCTAATCAAAGTGAACTTAAAGTTCTTAACCTAGCTGGTAACCAAATAAAATGCATTGGACAAACAGATCTTCAGGGCCTTGTATCATTGAGGGAATTGAATTTAAAGCGAAATCGCTTAAGGAAATTACAAGGTTTTCAAAAcactattaaattacaaaaactatTTCTTGGAAATAATGATTTACAAAGGTAAGAAAATGTAATGCTTTACAcaccatattttattaaacagaaaagtagctaatatatttttttaatttatttatttagtatagaaGACGTCGCGTCACTAGCAGAAGCTATAACATTATCAGAAGTTTCTTTGGATAATAATCCAGTAGCACTAGGTGGTGATTGTACTCCATTTTTAGTTTCTTATCTTCCGAATCTACTTACACTAACCAACATGCACGTTAGTGAACAGGTGAGAAATTAATTCAAAGGGCTTACATGACTTTTTTTGATAAATGAATCatgtttattcattattaaataaaacattttactggACATAACGGCATAttctgttattaatattaataggttcGTAGAGCTGCAATGGCTTGGCGGAGTAACAAAGAAGCAGCACATGCAGCGTATTGTGCTCTTAGTGGTTCGGCACAACAAGCTGCCCGTCGTGATCAAATAATCCATAATGCACGTACTAATTGGGAATTACTCAGgtttagttatttttgtatatcaatAGTCACACTTTTGTCATTTGAtcactttatataattatatattcccACTTTTTTATCGTTTCAGATCAGAAAATAAGTGTTTTAGTAATACTGCTAGCCCAGATAAACAGATTGATATTGGTAAAGAATTTGAATTACAGAATTCCTCGACAAAAGTAACTCAAAATGATGGTACACAGACGGTAGAAACTACCGTTATTCCTGATTTAATAGCATCTACTAGGCACGTAGATGTAGAAGATGCAGACTGCAAACCTAATAATAGTGACGCAAAAATTAAAGCAAAGCCTGATAAAACAAATTCTAAGACTTCGCGTAAGTTACAAAGAAGCTCGACTGCTCGTAAACCGTCAGATAAAAGGGTAAATTTTTCGGAACGAAGCGCTTCACAAGAAACAGACGCTTCGCATTCAACGTCTACTAGTAGTGATTTAAGATTACCACCAATTTTACTACCAATAATATCTTCActtgaaaatgttaaattatcggATAGCTCAGAACCTGTACTAAAACGTTGGGAGAGTATTTCAAGTGTTGAACCAATAGGTGATTCCTCATTTAGCTCACTACCTTCATCGACAAGTGAGAGTGAAGAAGAAACCAGTAAAACACATTTCCGAAGAAATCCAACTGTTTTAAGGAAACGAGAAAATTTTAGTACAATGCGATCAAAATCCGTTTGCGATCCTGAAAGCCGAAGAACTAAAACGATTACTAAAAATTCTGACAATATAGAGAGTGGTAGCAACATTTCAGGTAATACAAATTTTGGATCTGTTGCGACATCTTCAACATCAGGAAGTGATAATAATAGCAAGGTTTTACGGAGACAAGGTTCCTTAAATAGCAGATTGAACAATCGAAACATTCGTAGTGCTACTGTTACAAGGAGAAACGAAAGGGCCTCATCCGCTCATCGAGCTTCAACTGCTAGAGTTAAGCCTAGCAAAAATTTGGCAAGTTTAAAGTCTTCGGAACCCGTACCTAAGCAGATTCCTATATCTAAAGATAGGGAACAGGGTGTTGACTATTTGGTCGAAGTAAGCGATGGCCTTGTGAGTGCATGGGGCGCTGGTGCAGTACGTCGACTGTCTCGTGACTGGGAGTGGGATCGAGCAAAAACTGTAACACGTGCAGCATTCCACTACGTACACTTTAATGCAGTCGCTCAGTCTTTACAAGAATTAAAagcaaagtaaatatttaaaatgttcaaaTAGCTACAAAATGATTTgtgtatgtaaatgtaaatataaaaacacatttttaaaatttcagatTTCCAAATGTAACTCATATATCAATTCGTGCGACAGGAATTCAACATTTAGGTCAATTACACGCATTAGCCGAATTAAGAGGCTTGACAGGCTTGACTATAATGCCAGAAGGTAATCCTATCGGTGTCAAAACTTGGCGTGAATATGCAATCTATAGACTTGCTCATTGGGGTCTCAAAGAAATTAACAATGAACCGGTAACGAATACTCATTTTTTGTTGACATTATAGcactaaagttatatttttacaataaatatgtataattccgttatacattttttttcctaataaGGTTACTGATGAAGAATTAAAGTCAGCTAACCAGACATTTAATGGTTTAAGTGACATAGTACTGCGGGCACTCCCTGACGCTCCATTACAACCTTTATTAGCAAGGTTAGGAAAAAGTGGGAATTGCACAGTTAGTGCTAAAACTTGGCTTAGAGGAGCTGACCCAGCTTTACGAGATGTTATAGCTAAAGAAGCTTTACAGTATAAGAAAGGTCATATTTCTCAGGTAAAAacgttcattttatttaaagcaatgttaatgtttataaattctgATTATAACCGTATTACTTAATGTGCAGGAAGATATGAGTTGGAGAGTTCGTGGCCGGGGTCAACTATCAAACGCGATTGATTTGGCATGTGGCGCTGCAATTCGTCTTCGCACACTCGAACTTCAGTGGCCAACAATATTCATAGAAATGATTGAAGAGGTTTTAAGGGATTTCGCAAATATGGAAACTCATGTTAAGGAACAGATGCGATTTCTCATGGATTCTTTGTGACATTCTTTTCTTCTCTAAAGAAGCGTACAAAAATATTGTGagatgttatacataaaaatcatGTTGCTATTGATCACAAATAgtgatagaaaaatatttgcttttataGTTAGAAAACGAATACAAATAACATATGCACTAAATGTTATCAATGTTACTCGATTTATAtcgaagttaaatttaaatatgatagaaCAGGTACCCACTACCTACCAACATGTTTATATGTTATCAAATCTGTtcgtctattttaatatttaggttAACTCATATTGTTCAGAACTGATGAATAATTTCAAATAGTtgctcaatatatttactagACTGTAATTCAAGAACCAATAgccgattaaaatattttgtaaattcatttgagaatagtatttatttagtgtaTGAGTAGactaataaatagtaaataaagttaaaaaaaatctttaacatgattgtttttttatgttgtctaaCCGTGTTCATATTTCACGCTATTAATATGAAAGGACcctaaaatactttttttcaaaCGTGTAGGTACTTCATCCGCcctatgttttaattaaataaaataaatgtgtattataCATAACTTTATTTAGTATGTACCGCTTGCTTGGTAAAAAATCACTTTAATCTGTCACTAGTCGTTATGCTATATGTTTaaagaaacatatttatatttagctacgtaattacttattattgatAGTCTGAAATTGTCTACCAGTGTGTCGATGAAAATATCTTGAATGCGCCACAGCTAACTTATTGTAGTTAAACACACTGAAATGTcaattgtcaaaaatttaaCTTTCAACTTGATCTTGTAATTTCTCCAAACGAAGAATTACCTATCTATATCAACAAGAACCAAAACAAAATCTCATCACcgcttttaataataatgtaattaaatttaaacgtcACGATATGGATGACACGGAAAGCACAACAACATCAGCGGATGAGAACACTGGCAACTTGTGTGACAATCCGACTAGAGATACTCTCGCCGAGGGGCTGTTAGGCTTGCTTAAGCCAACAGTGGACCAATTAGATGATCGAGTGAGAATAACgaggtaattatttaaattaatttcctgATAAACCGTTCGATTCCATTGTagagtatttattatcttttttttttatttaggattTCACAGTTAGAGCTAAAGCAACAGATTGAATCTTTAAACGAAGAGTTGCTAAAAGTAAGAGAGGCACTTAATAATCATCCAGATTTAGACCCCTATGTCAAGAAACTGATAGCTTGTAAACATAAAGTCACAGTCGTGCTTAATGTCCTACAGGCATCCCAGGTAAGCCTGTGTGTACCATCGTGAAATATACGTAAAGTTGTTCTTTAAGtagagtattttaaaatttcagtaCTTTGTGACTTACATTCAgacacaatataattaaatctaaagcaGCTTACAGTGTCCTTGTCCACTcttataataaactaattaattaatattttaatttcaggaCAGACTTAATGAAATAAGACGAATGATCAATAAAGAAAAGAGTGTTCGACCAACATTGACTGAAACCTCGCAAGAACCGCAACAAAGTACAAGCAATTTTATTTCCGACCGTGGGTGTATCAACTAATATAATGGATACTCCTTATCAAAgccacataaataaaaatgattttgacTATGTCTATGAACCCGCTGAAGATAGTTTTCTACTTATTGATGCATTGGAAAAAGACCTGCCTTATCTTAAGGCTAGAGAACCAATATTTTGCTTAGAAGTAGGTTCGGGGAGTGGTGTTGTCATTACAGCTTTTGGAATGGTTTTCCCtagaactttttgttttagCACAGACATTAATTTTAGGGCATGTGAAATGTCTCTAAGCACTGCAATTCAAAACAAAGTACTGCTAGATGTTGTCAATATGGATTTAGTttcttgttttgttaataataaatttgatgttgtaatatttaatccTCCATATGTTGTAACAGACACAACAGAATGTGGAGGGTGTGGTATTGAGGCAAGTTGGGCCGGTGGTGTCAAGGGTAGAGAGGTAACAGACAAGTTATTGGATGCTATACCAAAGATTCTGTCTCCTAATGGCACATTCTACCTCTTGcttattaaagataacattCCACTTGAAGTTGTTCAAATAATGTCCAAAAAAGGTTACAAGTCAGAGACTATAATAACGAGACAAGTGAGAAATGAGCAGCAATTagtcttaaaattttataaatagaaaaatatattatcatttacatttaatattatataatgttataggATTaagtgcatatatatatagatatgaaaaatatatttataaacactattttaagTTTTTCTTCACAATCGATGCAAAGAGCTTAGCACCTTCTAAATTATCTTCATATCCAGGTATGCTTTCGCAACTTTTCAGCCATCTTTGAATATTTGGAAAAGGAGAAAAGTCCCAGCCCACttcctaaaatttaaataagtattttacatgattttattacaactaatacttattttacttgcaatattataaatattcattcatacATTAATAACTTACAAGAATAGAAGCTAAAGATGCAAGAATTGCAGTATCAGCTATGGTCAAGTGTTCACCTGCAACCCACTTATTATCCTCCAAAAATTGATTGAGAAAACCAAGAGTagcatttaaatcattttttaatttttcctttatttcgGTTACACCCTCATAAATAATCGGATACTGAAAGAGaccaaaatattgttttatatgattTGGTTAGTGATGGGTAATTCTTAGATGGTGAagtttttcaaaatgaaaacaaGACTAGATTATAAAAATCGTTTGGTCTATAagattacttaaatataaatttctggTTATAACGTACACATATTGCTCGAATCCTTGGGTACACAAAAGAACTATCAAAGTACAATCTTTGATTGACGATTGCACGTCGTTGCAGGTCTTTTGGATATATATCGTCATTGGTCCCGTATTTGTCTGCTAAGTAACACGCAATTGCACGACTCTCCCATATTACAAAACCATTGTCATCAAGTGTAGGTACACAGTGTTgtggatttattttaatgaaactttcaTTAAACTGTTCTTTTTTCATTAGGTCTATAATTTTAACTTCCACTGGTACACCTATATTTTTTGCAGCAAGAACCGCACCTCTAGATGGTGCACTTAAAGGGAAATGATACAATGTTGGTGGagacattttaaaagttttcaaaagtatccaacaataattaaaatgaactgGCTCTAGAAGTCAGACACTTCGGTTGTTGACCTTATTTTACGTATCTTGTTTTAAGCAACTACCTACTACCTATCTAGTGGGTGGGGGGGCCTgataaggaaaatattttacaagaaatactcgaatttgtaaaaagtactttacattagttactttttttttaattaatattttattatttagaataatatttgtcatttcttaatattatggcaaaaattttgtttatttaattaattgatgcaATTATTGTTAGAATGAAATACGAAACCTGTAGACGATAATTATAGTGTACTTATACAGCTACTTTGTTTAAATACaacataataacttatttaaatctcaaatgataaaaaatgtatgcTTCGTGTAGCGcgaccatttaaaaaatacatttttacaaattCTCATATTGGTAGTTTTGCTAAGATTCACTATTTCACAATTCACAAGTTCTAACGTCATTGTCAAAGTTAGTTcatgtttgttgtttttgtttacaatttgtgaacaaaatagaaataaaaaaaaatgactgataataaatgtagattatgcctaacaaatacaaatttattgataaatatttataataacactaaCTCAGGAATGATATCTACTAATATAATGTGTATAACGGATATAAAAgtaagttaaaaatatgatataaaatataaatttatttttctttccgaaatattattttatgaaatgtaatTATAGATACATCCCAACGATGGACTGCCTAATTCTATTTGTAAACGTTGCAATAGAactttacaaaaatgtatagaTTTTAAAAGGCTCTGTGAGAAGTCTGATAAGGAATTGAGAAGTGCCTTAACTAACAGGACAAGTGATAAACAAACAAATGCTGAATATGAACCAACAAGTAAAGAGTGTAGTACATTGTATCTAGTTAACGAAAATTGCAAAGAATCAAAGAAAGCAGTTACAAGCGAAACCGAGACAAATGATTCCAATAATTTGAGTATTTCCAAAGTTTCTCAAAAAAAGCAATGTTTTACATGTGGAAAAATTATGTCATCTAGGTATTCAGtagaaattgttataatttctcAGGTGtataaattcaatttctaaattattatttttttttagttttaggcTCAAAACTCACTTGGCAACACACACAGATATAAAACCATATGCATGTGTATATTGCAACAAGAAATTTTCATTAGTGCAAAATCTGAATGTTCATTTAAGAATACATAcggtaaatattttacataaattttacaatattagaaTAAGGGACTAGTTtaccttatttttatatgaagagaatttttttttatgtgtactACTAAGTTTTGAGAGTATctatatattagttatttaaagtattatattattttatcaaaaagattaatttaatttgtgatgtgacaaaaaatttaaagatagtTTATTTCCAGGGTGAAAAACCATTCAGTTGTGCTGTGTGTGGAAAGTCATTTGCCCAATCATCAGGATTAACAACACATAAAAGAAAGCACACTGGACAAACACcttataaatgtgttttgtgTCCACGTAGCTTTCGcacagtgggacatttacaataTCATGTCAGGTaagcataaaattattatattaaatcaaaaactgAATTTGCTACTTCAGCTTAATGaatcaatgtaaataaatacattgatgCAAGGATATTCttgaaataatatagtataaatactaTAGGTTttccttaaattttaaatctactCTTCAGGGATCAGATTAAGACTAACATTAAGGACAATACCAATGAGGTTACTAATATAAGagtttttttgcaacatttttactaaatgtgaaattacacaataatatagaagcattaaaaTTACTGTCATCTGAAACTGTGATTGATATAattgtatcttttttttatacaggCGGCATACTGGTGAAAAGAAATTTGAATGTGACATGTGTAGTCGTGCCTTTATTACACGAAGTGATTTGAAACAGCATTTAATGACACATAGTGGAGAAAAGCTTCATGTTTGCTGCAATTGTGGTATGAGATTTTCAAGGGCTTCAAATTTAAAACGTCACATCAAATATTCACATAATGAAGAGAAATCTTACAAGTGTACTCAATGTCTTTCAAAATTTATGCGCAAAACTGAACTAGATAAACATGAAAAGAAACATAagagtgaattaaaaataaattgaatataaacaaaaatacttttttattaacccGCGGTCATTTAACGCAAGTAAGCGTTTCAAGCAAATTGAAATATGCGacttattaacaataattattttgtataaataacttaatattactaagttatttatataaaattttatataaatattaagttacttttttaatattattttttcacttaAAGCATATTAGAAtgacactattttaaaatagtattcaagtaaaaatgtgtaaatttttttataaggttTTCTTGTGTACGGCCCAATTTGGAATAGACCCTGATGTGTAACAGATCCTTTTTGAAATTTGAAGTTAGTTTTTATCAAGTGGCAACATTGCTTTGttttcgaattttgaaattcgTTAACGTTTCTGTTTGTCGAGTCGCTTCGAGTTCGAACGAATTTTCTTTGTGGCTGTTAAGCGATAAGTTTTTTTGAATTGTGATTTAATGGTATAATATTGTGAGAGGTAGTATAGTGCTTAAAGtggtacttaaataaataacgacGAATTTTTTTTCGTAAGAAGAAAATGTCTAGGGATATAATATACTATTCTGAAAAATATTATGACGAGGAACATGAGTATaggtaaagttattttttgtcatattagaaatatatatgtctatttttgtttgctaaaaatagtgaaaaaataattaaaaccacAATTCGTTGCTTGGCCTTGAAAATCATAACTACACAATAACTTGCTTTTAACCTTTATAATGTAAGCGCAGAATTTACCAGAAAAAGTTTCTATTCCAGTATGTTTCTCATGTAAACAGCTTGTATGTgcgtaaataaaatcaattttatctaataatcgtccttataacataatattacagGCATGTGGTGTTACCAAAAGAGATGGTGAAATTAGTGCCTAAGAATCATCTGATGTCGGAACAGGAGTGGCGTGGTATCGGTGTTCAACAGAGTCAAGGATGGGTGCACTATATGACACATCAACCAGGTACGTAATTTTTGAGTTAACATTATTCTAATTGCCTACAATTGGACTGGACCTTGTTAaaggttatttaaaataatcagtcataaaacaattgaatttattGGTTTAATATGttggtaattatattaaaccATGTATGACGCTCAATAAGTTTATATGCAATTCTCATTAGACGTAAATCTTATAACATGTTAACACATTTCATAACAAAGAACTTAAAATAGTAAGTtaagtatatttacaattttagctaaatatctattaaaaaaaaaatatattggctaTTGTTTAGTttcaataatgtaatttttaaactataaattatttagtattgaCTCAGACTTGAGTATTTAGATAAAAACATTGATACATATTTTCACGTTGAGCTATGAATTTGCAAGAATtcaaacaaatgtatttttatgctATTATCAAGCTCAAGATGATGTTGGACTGATGGACATtacgttataaaattacaatggCAACTaaataatacctaatatttTAGCTTAAGAACTCTCAGAAAATAAATTTCTGTTTAATAAAAGCATAGCTAGTTACTTGTTTGAATGAATATCTTTTCTAATATCATTGTTCTATACACAGAACCTCATATCCTGCTATTCAGGCGAAAGAAGACAACTCCACCGGAGAAGAAGTAAGACCATAAGAAAAAAGGTTGTGATAAATGTATTGTACAGTTTTGTCATGAGATtagacataattaattataatttgcctCACAACAAGCCTCCATAACACTCACTTTTCATTTGACATGAAATTATCTGGAATAATATGTaggtaattataaaatgaatctcTCTATGATAACTAAATGTGCCTTATcaggaaataatattatatatgatattttttgacaGAAAGAAATgtgtatttctatttatttcacAGTGGATCTAATTATGACCATGTAGCATTAAATCATTGTCATATTAATCATTGTGAAGGCACTTGTATGTATTGATTACACAGTATTGATCAGGTTTGTATACCATCCTTTATTAAATGCAGGATTAGTGTTtacaaaattgtcaaaaaaaaatctttagatCTTTTGTGCTGTGACATTAAATTCAATGTTcctatttaagtttttttaaataataat includes:
- the LOC124537540 gene encoding leucine-rich repeat-containing protein 49: MPITYNRGNVRKIAFHTRGRSAQSFDVSGSRVDSGAGGDGRQFLQIRPALADHRTTTLQRSNTILSGNNYACKEDIKDETISLQAIGEGKVQLSRTPQEKDRLPDRISLDRRGLSSIPHIVGEPGLRLLSLQHNLINTLSGLSPLDLSKLVFLDVYDNQIDKISSLERLFSLRVLLMGKNRIKRIEGLSNLLKLEVLDLHGNRITKVGSLSNQSELKVLNLAGNQIKCIGQTDLQGLVSLRELNLKRNRLRKLQGFQNTIKLQKLFLGNNDLQSIEDVASLAEAITLSEVSLDNNPVALGGDCTPFLVSYLPNLLTLTNMHVSEQVRRAAMAWRSNKEAAHAAYCALSGSAQQAARRDQIIHNARTNWELLRSENKCFSNTASPDKQIDIGKEFELQNSSTKVTQNDGTQTVETTVIPDLIASTRHVDVEDADCKPNNSDAKIKAKPDKTNSKTSRKLQRSSTARKPSDKRVNFSERSASQETDASHSTSTSSDLRLPPILLPIISSLENVKLSDSSEPVLKRWESISSVEPIGDSSFSSLPSSTSESEEETSKTHFRRNPTVLRKRENFSTMRSKSVCDPESRRTKTITKNSDNIESGSNISGNTNFGSVATSSTSGSDNNSKVLRRQGSLNSRLNNRNIRSATVTRRNERASSAHRASTARVKPSKNLASLKSSEPVPKQIPISKDREQGVDYLVEVSDGLVSAWGAGAVRRLSRDWEWDRAKTVTRAAFHYVHFNAVAQSLQELKAKFPNVTHISIRATGIQHLGQLHALAELRGLTGLTIMPEGNPIGVKTWREYAIYRLAHWGLKEINNEPVTDEELKSANQTFNGLSDIVLRALPDAPLQPLLARLGKSGNCTVSAKTWLRGADPALRDVIAKEALQYKKGHISQEDMSWRVRGRGQLSNAIDLACGAAIRLRTLELQWPTIFIEMIEEVLRDFANMETHVKEQMRFLMDSL
- the LOC124537243 gene encoding SNAPIN protein homolog isoform X2, whose translation is MDDTESTTTSADENTGNLCDNPTRDTLAEGLLGLLKPTVDQLDDRVRITRISQLELKQQIESLNEELLKVREALNNHPDLDPYVKKLIACKHKVTVVLNVLQASQDRLNEIRRMINKEKSVRPTLTETSQEPQQSTSNFISDRGCIN
- the LOC124537243 gene encoding methyltransferase N6AMT1-like isoform X1, which gives rise to MDTPYQSHINKNDFDYVYEPAEDSFLLIDALEKDLPYLKAREPIFCLEVGSGSGVVITAFGMVFPRTFCFSTDINFRACEMSLSTAIQNKVLLDVVNMDLVSCFVNNKFDVVIFNPPYVVTDTTECGGCGIEASWAGGVKGREVTDKLLDAIPKILSPNGTFYLLLIKDNIPLEVVQIMSKKGYKSETIITRQVRNEQQLVLKFYK
- the LOC124537242 gene encoding glutathione S-transferase 1-like → MSPPTLYHFPLSAPSRGAVLAAKNIGVPVEVKIIDLMKKEQFNESFIKINPQHCVPTLDDNGFVIWESRAIACYLADKYGTNDDIYPKDLQRRAIVNQRLYFDSSFVYPRIRAICYPIIYEGVTEIKEKLKNDLNATLGFLNQFLEDNKWVAGEHLTIADTAILASLASILEVGWDFSPFPNIQRWLKSCESIPGYEDNLEGAKLFASIVKKNLK
- the LOC124537241 gene encoding zinc finger protein 239-like, producing the protein MTDNKCRLCLTNTNLLINIYNNTNSGMISTNIMCITDIKIHPNDGLPNSICKRCNRTLQKCIDFKRLCEKSDKELRSALTNRTSDKQTNAEYEPTSKECSTLYLVNENCKESKKAVTSETETNDSNNLSISKVSQKKQCFTCGKIMSSSFRLKTHLATHTDIKPYACVYCNKKFSLVQNLNVHLRIHTGEKPFSCAVCGKSFAQSSGLTTHKRKHTGQTPYKCVLCPRSFRTVGHLQYHVRRHTGEKKFECDMCSRAFITRSDLKQHLMTHSGEKLHVCCNCGMRFSRASNLKRHIKYSHNEEKSYKCTQCLSKFMRKTELDKHEKKHKSELKIN
- the LOC124537245 gene encoding cyclin-dependent kinases regulatory subunit, which translates into the protein MSRDIIYYSEKYYDEEHEYRHVVLPKEMVKLVPKNHLMSEQEWRGIGVQQSQGWVHYMTHQPEPHILLFRRKKTTPPEKK